The Balaenoptera acutorostrata chromosome 2, mBalAcu1.1, whole genome shotgun sequence genomic sequence GAGTTATAACTCAAAGGTTCAGACTACATGGAATCAGATAACCCTGAAAGCTGTGCTAGATTGAATCTATTTTTTCACTGATGGCATTGAATAATCTTTTTGGTACATTTCAAAGTCGTTCAGAAATTTTTTCCTAAATGCACCACTTCTTGTTCCAAATTTGTTCATGAAAATGTTAATTGAATAACAGGGATTCAAGAGTAAAGGGCAAATCTGTGATTACTTGCTGTACTCACAGTTTAATATGGAGCATTATACTTTGACTACACATAGAATGGAGTGCTTGAGGGGCCCTTGGAGTCTATCTAGTCCAGTCTCCTCTTATAGGCAAGCTAGGAAAAGTTATTTGACAACAGGTGTAGATATGAATCCATTGATTCCTGATCCCTAATGTATTATTCTTTCCCTTATATCACACTCCTTCCTGTTCTCTGGATTTTATCCGCTATCTGTACAGGGGATTCACTCCATTCCTGTCCTGTCCAACCCTAGTCCTTTGGCTTAGCCTTCTGCTTTTCGTTCAGTGCTATAGATATCATGTTTCAAGACTTTGAGTAAATACTAACCCCCAAATTGTATTCCTGAATAGCTAAATACTGACCCCAATTGTGTTCCTGATATTTCATCCAAGTTTTAGTCTCATATTTCCAGCTATCAGGGCTCAGTGGCCAAGCCTGCCACCTGTTAGTCCATAAATACAGTTCTGAATTTCATCAGAAAAAAtttgtggaaatttattttctcttttgttaaatAGTCACCTACATAAGATGCTTGATTTTGCCTCTTGTCCCACAAAACGTAAAATATGTACTATATGGACTTTTAGAGAAAAGGTCTGCTGACCTCTAACCACAGGGAATTTTTGTAGCAAATAGAACAATTGTGATAAGGGGAAGACTTCCTGCCTGCTTGAGGGGAGCAGGGTGAGTTGGCTTACCAGAAGTCAAGCTTCGATGCATGAGGAACTGGCTTATGTCAGTTTCCTCAAGAATTAATAAGGTTCTCAggaacaaatacttattaaataaactcaaaagaatTTGGTAATCTAATTTGTTAATTTATAGAGAAAAATGTGTCAAGCAAAACATGCCACATAAATCATTTGCTTGGGTCATTTCTTCTTATGGTCAGGAATACTCAGAAAATTGAAGATTGCTCAGTGAGCAtggaagtagaaaaaaagaagaacgctttcattgtcatttaattAACATACAGTGTAGCATGATGACTATCCTCCTTCCAGGGACAGTCTTGTCTCAGTAACCCATTTTCTCTTAAACAGGTCACAGagatcctttttttccctctaagaaATGTTGCGGACACCAACCATCTATTGAAGTAAGACAGTAATAGGAGTAGGATCAGAGACTGAACCCCTCACTGTACAGACAAGAGAACCTAGGCTTCTGTTTACCCAGATTCATACAGCTTTACTGACTAGAAGCCAGGACTTTTTGTACCATGGCAGTGTACAAATCAGTCCAGCAACTTACAGCTTTCAAATTCAATTTgagtatttgtcttcctttgtATAGCCAGGGAAAGCCTTTGATGTCCCTGATTGATCTTTATCAGACATTCTTTCCTCTTGGATGGAATTCCAAATTTTATCAGTATACTTTTCAAGCCTTTAGCTAATCTCTTCTACCTTTTCAGCTGATGTCATTAACAGCCATTAATATATATGGCTACCATCCCTCATAGTGATGGGAGAGGTATCTTGTGGAACTCACCAAGTCTAGTTCCCTGGAAAGGCCTGCTGCTTTCACTCTTTCCTCTCCATTGCCTCCTCTCCTACTCCAGACCATATTATACCAAGATTACTTCAGtcagctctcttccatttcttaTATCTTTTCTTCTCACCCATCTGTGATGCCCCCAGCACCCCACATTCATTGTGTATGTTACTAGACAATTTGACTCCTCTTCAACTTGTTTTGCTCAAGAAGCTATAATGGATTTCTATTACCCAGAAGTTAACGGTAGAATTTTTGCCTCTCTGTCAGTCATTCCTTCCCATCCAGGCAGTACATACCTGGGACATCTCTCCTCTGTCATCATCTCTTTTATTGGCTGTCTGCTTTGACACAGGGCCTTAAACCTGTCGCTGGACTAAAGCTAGATCAACAAAGTCCTTCGCCTCTCACCAGCTCCTACCAGGGCCTTTGTGTTACCATAGGTATCTGTGATGATGATATTCCTTATCATTTCTGTAAGAAGAATGAAGAATGCAGCATTGGGAGTAATGAGATTTCTCAACAACTGAGTTCACTTTTATAAAGTTTATGTGACTCTAAAAAGATTAGACAAGCTTAGTGGCCTGTCTCCAGCAAGTGTATATAACTTCATAGCAGGCATTAAGAGACTTACCTCATCCGTGgagtatatttttttcctgttctattTAGCTAATCCTCAAGAATAAACCACTCTTTGACTCCTCCTTAGCACAGTCTTGTCAACTATTCTTTTATTATTCCCCCATCAATGAAATACTAATGTCTTGTTCCTATTGAGAATGTATGCCTTTCCACAAATGAGACAGGCgggaattttcaaaatatacataacTTAGTACTAAAGGTGAATAGCAACAAAGATACAAGAAGCATATGTCAAGTTTTTAAAGGACAGGTTTCTGAACCTTTTGTATATAGTCTCACCTAGTTCTTGGGTTCTAACCATCTTCCCCATTTCCCAGAATGCTTCCTAGTCATATGCCTTCCAAGAGAAATGCTGGCTCGTCAGTTGGGTTTCAGGGGTAATCATTGGTGATGATCCCTGAATCCTTTGTGGCAATTTCTGCATTTCCTGGGGTACCCAGTACACCAGCCAGCTCTCTGAGCCTTCCCCAAACTGCACCCTCAAGAGTAGAGTGGTTTCCTCACAAACAATAAGAGTATTTGGTTTCTCTGTAGGAATTCAGAGTTTCTGTAAGGATTTGGTGGAGGTGGCAGACATTTTGGAGAAGACTACAGAGTGTATTTCTGAAGAAACAGAGCCTGGGGACCAGAAGCTCACTCTGGAGAAGATCTTCCGAGGCTTGTCACTTTTAGAAACAAAGCTGAAAAGCGTGTTTGCCAAACATGGCCTGGAGAAGATGACACCCATTGGTGACAAATATGACCCTCATGAGCATGAACTCATCTGTCATGTGCCAGCTGGTGTTGGGGTGCAGCCTGGCACTGTGGCATTAGTAAGGCAGGATGGCTACAAGCTTCATGGCCGCACCATTAGACTCGCCCAGGTGGAAGTGGCAGTGGAGTCTCAGAGAAGACTATGAATGGGCCCAGAGGAACTGAAAGTTCTCCCGGAGTGCAGTCACCTGTgattcctttatttattaaacTAGGTTCGTATTGTACATGAGGTACTTCATGTGATCTGTTTTGGATTTAGTCATATTGGCTTTATTTCTAAGATACTCTTTTGATTTAATGTGACCTGTTTGGTCTCATCAGAAGTCTTGCCATTGGGCATTTGAACAATGTGACAAGTGTTCCTGTGGCCTTATCAAAATatgtttaagaaaattatttttaaattggtacTCTGATGACTTTCaatccaaaaatttttttaaaggtggaaatgagtatatgtttatgtattttcAACTAAATGTTCCTTACTAATGGTCCCTATAAAAGGAATTGTATAGAATCTTGTATTTGTGGAAAAAGGAGATGGTAGGGATTGGTTTAACATTTGGGTACTTAAATGATAAAGCTTTATAGTTGTATGAATTTAAATCATTTCGGTTGATTTTTATGCACGTAGATTTTTCAGgacttcccatttttattttatttttcttttagccaTCTTTTGTCCTTGTAGTTCCTGCCAGATAGACTTCATATTCACACTCACTGTCCCTTTTCAAATCCCATTTACAAGGCTAATGGCCCAGGCAAGACTTGGAAGGCAGAGACTGGCAAGAAATCAAGATACGAGGTCCCTTTCAAGCAAGTATGGccgagaaaccttgtgctttctTTGTtatcttcaaattgttttcagcCTCCTCCCTAGGTATATAATCATTTCAGGGAAATTGAGGCAGCACCAACAGCTAAAGACCTAAATTGGTCTATATAGGTAATTTACCCTCAACTTCTCTTTCCACCAGCCCTTAAATCCTCTGCCACTTTGTCAGATTTACCTTATGATCCTTTATTAGATTACGTGGGGAGGTGGTCAGGACAAAAAAATGTTAGGGTCCCATGATTCCTCATTAGTTATGCTaggtttggggtgttttttttggggggggtactCACAATTCACTACCTCTCTTACATTGACAAGCTTTATTTCCTAGTTTTTTGTCTGTCTTATGTCACATGTGTAAACATCTAGCTCCCCTTTTATGTATTGACCTCCTAGAGTTAATGAGcctatgtgtatattttttatttcagtcttgCTTATAGATAGTGTTCTGtaaaaaatttattcaataaatgagtTAGTGAAAGAatgagatatagatatagatatatatctatatatatatatcaattggACATTAGAAAGGAGATCATATGGTTATTTTAATGTTAGAAGCAGCCTTCATGATGATCTAATCTCACCCCTTCAGCTTCTTTTGAAGTATGAAAACATAGTCCTTTTAGGACtagactcaaagaaaaaaaaaatctctaaaactaGTAAACTAAATTTTAGTGAGAACTTAAGAAACAACTAGATATTAACTTCAGTCATTTAAGATTCAACAGTTCTATAACAAACATGCAAATATGTCCCCAGCAGAGAATTAAATGTTGTTAGGTGTCCAGATTGCCCAGGTTTAGGTTTAAGTTACTTACCcataaaataaatccatttctaCTAGAACTCTATGACCCCATTCTGTGGGGTGGTAAAAGTTATCCTCTTAGACATCATAGGTAGTTCTAGCATACTACACAAGCATGTATCAACAAAGCATCCCCCAATGAGTCCTACCACCTCCACCAGATttagacacttaaaaaaaacaaatacatgctTCTAAGATGCAAGCAAAAGACTGTTGGTGAGATTTTAAAACCAGAACCTCTTGGCATTCCACTAAGTGCATACTGTAAATATAATGAGCAGTCAGATTTCACAATaggaatttgtctttttttgcctTCATTCCTTTGAGATTGACAAATAGTGAGGACAAGAAAATGAGCCAATTATGATTTCCTTTGTGTTCTTGGATCACTAGCTATCATTACCAGTGAATTAGAATAACCATAATTTTAGGTGTGGAATGTTCTGATTACTTGaagtttttaaatattccttGCAACCTCCTGTTTTAGCAAGTAGACtgagaataattttagattcttCTATTATTCAGTAGTTTTGCAGACTTAAAAGTATAAATTTAGAAGATGGAGCTATAACAGTGAGAATCTCAAAATGCTGAAGGGCTTTCACGAGCCAGCGCAGCATAATAGAGCATATGATTAGTAGGCATCAACTTGAACATAATTCCCAGCCTAGTCACTTCACTCTTCTGAGCCTGCTTCCACGTTTGTAAAATGGttataattctcaaaatattgcGAGGATTAAGCGAAATGTGCAAATTGCCTATTACAGTAGgccctcaaatatttatttttattgccttttattATACACATTGTTTTTCGTATGTTTTTATAGTTGCCTAAAGTCTAGGGGAAGGGAAAGACTGGTTAAGTGGTGCTTGactataaaaaaaattgtaagctAATCAATCACAGtgaacttattttccttttagcttctgttttttgtgtttgtctgttttaacCATAACAAGGAA encodes the following:
- the GRPEL2 gene encoding grpE protein homolog 2, mitochondrial yields the protein MAVRFLWAVRRRMQPLLASSGASDGRGWLHPFSTATQRTAGEDCNSEDPPDELGPSLAERALKLKAVKLEKEVQDLTVRYQRAIADGENIRRRTQRCVEDAKIFGIQSFCKDLVEVADILEKTTECISEETEPGDQKLTLEKIFRGLSLLETKLKSVFAKHGLEKMTPIGDKYDPHEHELICHVPAGVGVQPGTVALVRQDGYKLHGRTIRLAQVEVAVESQRRL